A window of the Limanda limanda chromosome 8, fLimLim1.1, whole genome shotgun sequence genome harbors these coding sequences:
- the cnot1 gene encoding CCR4-NOT transcription complex subunit 1 isoform X2 produces MNLDSLSLALSQISYLVDNLIKKNYRASQQEIQHIVNRHGPEADRHLLRCLFSHVDFSGDGKSSGKDFHQTQFLIQECVSLISKPNFISTLCYAIDNPLHYQKSLKPSAHLFTQLSKVLKLSKVQEVIFGLALLNSSNTDLRGFAALFVKQKLPDLLRSYVDADLGGNQEGGFQDIAIEVLHLLLSHLLFGQKGASGVGQEQIDAFLKTLCRDFPQERCPVVLAPLLYPEKRDILMDRILPDSGELAKTMMESSLSEFMQEVGYGFCASVDECRNIILQYGVREVTASQVARVLGMMARTHSGLTDGIPLQSISAPGSGIWSDGKDKNDGSQAHTWNVEVLIDVVKEVNPSLNFKEVTYELDHAGFSIRDSKGLQIVVYGIQRGLGIEVFPVDLIYRPWKHAEGQLSFIQHSLMSPEVFCFADYPCHNVATDILKAPPEDDNREIATWKSLDLVESLLRLSEVGQYEQVKQLFSFPIKLCPDMLVLALLQISTSWHTLRHELISTLMPIFLGNHPNSAIILHYAWHGQGQSPSIRQLIMHSMAEWYMRGEQYDQAKLSRILDVAQDLKSLSMLLNGTPFAFVIDLAALASRREYLKLDKWLTDKIREHGEPFIQACVTFLKRRCPSIMGGLAPDKDQPKSAQLPPETLQTMLACLQSCAGSVSQELSETILTMFANCSNVMTKARQPPPGVMPKGRAPSTSSLDAISPVQMDPLSGMGSLNIGSTATSHTQSMQGFPTSLSSAFSNPQSPAKAFPPLPNPNPSTPFGGIGSLSSQLPGMDSGPLSTGISSSISASLGMPTVSTDPFGTRKMSTPGLNPPTFQQTDLSQVWPEANQHFSKEIDDEANSYFQRIYNHPPHPTMSVDEVLEMLQRFKDSNIKREREVFNCMLRNLFEEYRFFPQYPDKELHITACLFGGIIEKGLVTYMALGLALRYVLEALRKPYGSKMYYFGIAALDRFKNRLKDYPQYCQHLASIAHFLQFPHHLQECVQYIEYGQQSRDPPVKMQGSITTPGSLALAQVQSQSQQPGGPKAPPPGPPSTLVTPTTTTATAAKTTTITRPTPGTFKKDVPPSINTTNIDTLLVATDQNERIVEPPENVQEKIAFIFNNLSQSNMTQKVEELKETVKDEFMPWVSQYLVMKRVSIEPNFHSLYSNFLDTLKNPEFVKMVLNETYRNIKVLLTSDKAAANFSDRSLLKNLGHWLGMITLAKNKPILYTDLEVKSLLLEAYLKGQQELLYVVPFVAKVLESSLRSMVFRPQNPWTMAIMNVLAELHQEHDLKLNLKFEIEVLCKNLSLDINDLKPGTLLKDKDTLKCLEEQLSAPKKEAKPPEELLPVSTTVFMPTGDFVPFAAPPSTPAATTPACTTTGPPTPQFSYHDINVYALAGLAPHININVNIPLLQAHPQLKQCVRQSVERAVQELVHPVVDRSIKIAMTTCEQIIRKDFALDSEESRMRVAAHHMMRNLTAGMAMITCREPLLMSIATNLKNSFAAALRAPTPQQREMMEEAAARIAQDNCELACCFIQKTAVEKAGPEMDKRLATEFELRKHARQEGRRYCDPVVLTYQAERMPEQIRLKVGGVDPKQLAVYEEFARNVPGFLPSNDLSQPTGFLAQPMKQQAWATDDVAQIYDKCMADLEQHLHAIPPALAMNPLTQSLRSLLEAVALARNSRDGIAALGLLQKAVEGLLDATSGADADLLLRYRECHLLVLKALQDGRAYGPQWCNKQITRCLIECRDEYKYNVEAVELLIRNHLVNMQQYDLHLAQSMENGLHYMAVAFAMQLVKLLLVDERSVSHVTEADLFHTIETLMRTCAHSRANAPEGLPQLMDVVRSNYEAMIDRAHGGPNFMMHSGISQASEYDDPPGLREKAEYLLREWVNLYHSAAAGRDSTKAFSAFVGQMHGQGILKTDDLITRFFRLCTEMCVEISYRAQAEQQHNPAASAAIIRAKCYHNLDAFVRLIALLVKHSGEATNTVTKINLLNKVLGIVVGVLIQDHDVRQTEFQQLPYHRIFIMLLLELNAPEHVLETINFQTLTAFCNTFHILRPTKAPGFVYAWLELISHRIFIARMLAHTPQQKGWPMYAQLLIDLFKYLAPFLRNVELNKPMQILYKGTLRVLLVLLHDFPEFLCDYHYGFCDVIPPNCIQLRNLILSAFPRNMRLPDPFTPNLKVDMLSEINIAPRILTNFTGVMPSQFKKDLDSYLKTRSPVTFLSELRSNLQVSNEPGNRYNIQLINALVLYVGTQAIAHIHNKGSTPSMSTITHSAHMDIFQNLAVDLDTEGRYLFLNAIANQLRYPNSHTHYFSCTMLYLFAEANTEAIQEQITRVLLERLIVNRPHPWGLLITFIELIKNPAFKFWSHDFVHCAPEIEKLFQSVAQCCMGQKQAQQVMEGTGAS; encoded by the exons ATGAATCTTGATTCGCTCTCGCTGGCACTGTCTCAGATCAGCTATCTGGTGGACAATttgataaagaaaaactacCGAGCCAGCCAGCAGGAAATACAACAT ATTGTGAATCGTCACGGTCCAGAGGCAGACAGGCATCTACTACGCTGCCTCTTCTCTCATGTGGATTTCAGTGGCGATGGTAAAAGCAGTGGCAAGGACTTTCACCAG ACACAGTTTCTGATCCAGGAGTGTGTGTCGCTGATTTCGAAGCCAAACTTTATCTCAACTTTGTGTTACGCCATTGACAATCCCCTACACTACCAGAAG AGTTTGAAGCCATCGGCCCATTTATTCACTCAACTGAGTAAAGTTCTTAAGCTCAGCAAGGTCCAAGAG GTTATATTTGGACTTGCTTTGCTCAATTCCAGCAACACAGACCTTCGTGGCTTTG cTGCACTGTTCGTCAAGCAGAAACTTCCAGATCTCCTGCGGTCATACGTGGACGCTGATCTCGGAGGAAACCAGGAAGGTGGCTTTCAAGACATTGCCATAGAGGTCTTGCACCTACTGCTCTCCCATCTTCTGTTTGGCCAGAAGGGAGCCAGTGGGGTAGGGCAAGAGCAGATTGACGCCTTCCTGAAGACACTTTGCCGAG ATTTTCCCCAGGAGCGCTGCCCTGTGGTGCTCGCACCACTGCTGTACCCTGAAAAACGGGACATTCTCATGGACAGGATCCTACCAGACTCGGGGGAGTTGGCTAagaccatgatggagagttCTCTCTCAGAGTTCATGCAAGAAGTTGGCTATGGCTTCTGTGCAAG TGTGGATGAGTGCAGAAATATAATCCTCCAATATGGGGTGAGAGAGGTGACGGCCAGCCAGGTAGCCAGGGTCCTAGGCATGATGGCACGCACCCACTCTGGTCTAACTGATGGTATCCCCCTACAG TCCATCTCTGCTCCAGGTAGTGGTATCTGGAGTGATGGTAAGGATAAGAACGACGGCTCGCAGGCCCACACATGGAATGTCGAGGTTCTCATCGACGTTGTCAAAGAAGTT AATCCCAGCCTTAACTTCAAAGAGGTGACGTACGAACTGGACCACGCAGGTTTTTCCATCCGTGACAGTAAAGGCCTGCAGATTGTGGTGTACGGCATTCAGAGGGGATTGGGCATTGAGGTGTTCCCTGTCGATCTCATCTATCGGCCATGGAAACACGCAGAGGGACAG cTGTCGTTCATTCAACACTCCCTGATgagtccagaagtgttttgctTTGCTGACTACCCCTGTCACAATGTGGCCACTGACATCCTGAAGGcaccaccagaggatgacaACCGGGAGATTGCCACATG GAAAAGTCTGGACCTGGTTGAGAGCCTGCTCAGGCTGTCGGAGGTGGGCCAGTACGAGCAGGTGAAGCAGTTGTTCAGCTTCCCAATCAAACTCTGCCCAGACATGTTGGTGTTGGCATTACTGCAGATCTCCACCTCCTGGCACACACTGCGCCATGAGCTCATCTCGACCCTAATGCCCATCTTTCTGGGCAACCACCCAAACTCTGCCATTATCCTGCACTACGCCTGGCATGGACAG GGACAGTCTCCATCCATCCGTCAGTTAATAATGCATTCGATGGCCGAGTGGTACATGAGAGGGGAGCAGTACGACCAAGCCAAGCTGTCTCGCATCCTGGACGTGGCCCAGGACTTGAAG tcTCTATCGATGCTGCTGAATGGTACTCCATTTGCCTTTGTTATTGACCTCGCTGCACTTGCCTCGCGCCGTGAATACCTCAAACTTGATAAATGGCTGACTGACAAAATCAGAGAGCATGGG GAACCGTTTATCCAGGCGTGTGTGACATTCCTAAAGAGGCGCTGCCCATCCATTATGGGGGGTCTGGCCCCTGATAAGGACCAGCCCAAAAGTGCCCAGCTTCCGCCTGAGACCTTACAAACAATGCTGGCCTGCCTGCAGTCCTGTGCTGG GAGTGTGTCCCAGGAGTTGTCGGAGACTATCCTCACGATGTTCGCCAACTGCAGCAATGTGATGACTAAAGCTCGGCAGCCACCACCAGGGGTGATGCCCAAGGGACGTGctcccagcaccagcagcctgGATGCCATCTCACCTGTGCAG ATGGACCCTCTGTCTGGCATGGGTTCCTTGAACATAGGGAGCACAGCCACCTCACACACTCAGAGCATGCAAGGTTTCCCCACCTCACTGAGTTCAGCTTTTAGTAATCCCCAGTCCCCAGCTAAGGCCTTCCCCCCACTGCCCAACCCCAACCCCAGCACACCATTTGGGGGAATTGGCAGTCTGTCCTCACAGCTCCCTGGTATGGACTCTG GTCCCTTGAGCACAGGCATCAGCTCTAGCATTAGCGCCAGCCTGGGGATGCCAACTGTAAGCACTGACCCGTTTGGCACCAGGAAGATGAGCACACCAGGCCTGAATCCACCTACCTTTCAGCAGA CTGACCTTTCTCAGGTGTGGCCCGAGGCAAACCAGCACTTTAGCAAAGAGATAGACGATGAGGCAAACAGTTACTTCCAGCGCATCTACAACCACCCACCTCACCCGACCATGTCCGTGGATGAA GTACTCGAGATGCTGCAGAGGTTCAAGGATTCAAACATCAAGCGGGAGCGAGAGGTCTTCAACTGCATGCTTCGGAACTTGTTTGAGGAATACCGGTTCTTCCCCCAGTACCCAGACAAGGAGCTGCACATCACTGCCTGCCTTTTTGGTGGAATTATCGAGAAGGGTCTTGTCACCTACATGGCCCTTGGCCTAGCCCTCCGATATGTCCTTGAAGCCTTAAGAAAGCCCTATGGATCCAAAATGTATTACTTTGGAATAGCTGCCCTAGATAGGTTCAAAAACAG ACTAAAGGACTATCCTCAGTATTGTCAACACTTGGCTTCAATTGCCCACTTCTTGCAGTTTCCCCACCATTTACAAGA GTGTGTGCAGTATATCGAGTATGGCCAACAGTCACGGGACCCTCCGGTGAAGATGCAAGGCTCCATCACCACACCTGGCAGTCTGGCCCTGGCACAAGTTCAATCCCAATCGCAGCAACCTGGCGGCCCTAAAGCCCCACCACCAGGTCCGCCCAGCACCCTCGTCACCCCCACCACGACTACAGCCACAGCAGCAAAGACCACCACAATAACAAGACCAACGCCCGGCACCTTCAAGAAGGATGTGCCG CCCTCCATAAACACCACCAACATTGACACACTGTTGGTGGCCACTGACCAAAATGAAAGGATTGTAGagcctccagagaatgtccaggAGAAGATCGCTTTTATCTTCAACAACCTGTCCCAGTCCAACATGACACAGAAG GTGGAGGAGTTGAAAGAGACCGTGAAGGATGAGTTTATGCCCTGGGTGTCTCAGTACCTCGTGATGAAGCGTGTCAGCATTGAGCCCAACTTCCACAGTCTGTACTCCAACTTTCTGGACACTCTCAAGAACCCAGAGTTTGTCAAGATGGTCCTCAATGAGACTTACAGGAACATCAAG GTGCTCTTGACCTCGGACAAGGCTGCTGCCAATTTCTCTGATCGCTCCCTGCTGAAGAATCTGGGCCACTGGTTGGGGATGATAACACTGGCTAAGAACAAGCCCATCCTCTACACA GATCTGGAAGTCAAGTCTCTGCTGCTAGAAGCCTACTTGAAAGGCCAGCAGGAATTACTCTATGTGGTTCCCTTTGTGGCCAAGGTTTTGGAATCTAGTCTGCGGAGCATG GTTTTCAGGCCCCAGAATCCCTGGACTATGGCCATCATGAATGTCCTTGCTGAGCTTCATCAGGAACATGACCTCAAG cttaACTTAAAGTTTGAAATTGAAGTTCTTTGTAAGAACTTGTCTCTGGACATAAACGACCTGAAGCCTGGAACCCTCCTGAAGGACAAGGACACGCTGAAGTGTCTGGAGGAGCAACTTTCTGCACCAAAGAAGGAGGCAAAACCCCCAGAGGAGTTGCTACCAGTCTCTACCACAG TCTTTATGCCAACAGGGGACTTTGTCCCATTCGCAGCTCCTCCCTCAACCCCAGCGGCCACCACCCCCGCCTGCACAACCACTGGGCCCCCAACCCCACAGTTCAGTTACCATGACATCAATGTGTACGCCTTGGCTGGCCTGGCTCCACACATCAATATAAATGTCAAT ATCCCGCTGCTACAGGCCCATCCTCAGTTGAAGCAGTGTGTACGGCAATCAGTAGAGCGAGCCGTCCAGGAGCTAGTGCATCCTGTGGTTGATCGCTCTATTAAAATTGCTATGACAACCTGTGAGCAGATCATCAGGAAGGACTTTGCCCTGGATTCAGAGGAGTCCCGCATGCGCGTCGCTGCCCATCATATGATGAGAAACCTGACCGCGGGCATGGCCATGATCACCTGCCGCGAGCCGCTGCTCATGAGCATCGCCACCAACCTGAAGAACAGTTTTGCTGCTGCTCTCAGG GCACCAACCCCACAACAAAGGGAAATGATGGAAGAGGCTGCTGCTCGGATCGCTCAAGACAACTGTGAATTAGCTTGTTGTTTCATCCAGAAAACGGCTGTGGAGAAGGCTGGTCCTGAAATGGACAAGAGACTGGCCACG GAGTTTGAGCTGAGGAAGCACGCACGCCAGGAGGGACGGCGTTATTGTGATCCTGTTGTCTTGACTTACCAAGCTGAACGAATGCCCGAGCAGATCAGACTTAAG GTCGGAGGAGTGGACCCGAAGCAACTGGCTGTGTATGAGGAGTTTGCCAGAAATGTTCCCGGTTTCCTCCCCAGTAATGATCTCTCACAACCCACTGGCTTCCTGGCTCAGCCCATGAAG CAACAGGCATGGGCCACAGACGATGTGGCTCAGATCTACGATAAGTGCATGGCAGACTTAGAGCAACATCTTCATGCTATCCCCCCCGCCCTCGCCATGAACCCCTTGACCCAGTCCCTGCGCAGCCTGCTGGAGGCAGTGGCTCTGGCACGGAACTCCAGGGACGGCATCGCCGCACTTGGCCTCCTGCAGAAG GCTGTTGAAGGTCTTCTTGATGCCACTAGTGGGGCTGATGCCGACTTGCTGCTCCGCTACAGAGAGTGCCACCTGCTGGTGCTCAAAGCCCTGCAGGACGGACGTGCCTATGGACCACAGTGGTGCAATAAGCAGATCACCAG GTGTCTGATAGAATGCCGTGATGAGTACAAATACAACGTAGAAGCTGTTGAGCTTCTGATCAGGAACCATCTTGTGAATATGCAGCAGTATGATTTACACCTGGCACAG tCAATGGAAAATGGATTGCACTATATGGCAGTTGCGTTCGCCATGCAGCtagtgaagctgctgctggtggatgAACGCAGCGTCAGCCATGTCACAGAGGCCGACCTCTTCCACACCATTGAGACGCTGATGAGGACTTGTGCACACTCCAGGGCCAACGCACCTGAGGG TCTTCCCCAGCTCATGGATGTTGTTCGCTCCAACTACGAAGCCATGATTGACCGGGCCCACGGTGGACCCAACTTTATGATGCACTCTGGGATTTCACAGGCTTCAGAGTACGACGATCCCCCAGGCCTGAGGGAGAAGGCGGAGTACCTGTTGAGGGAATGGGTGAACCTGTAtcactcagctgctgctggcaGGGACAGTACCAAAGCATTCTCTGCCTTTGTTGGCCAG ATGCACGGACAGGGAATCTTAAAGACCGATGACCTGATCACAAGGTTCTTCCGGCTGTGCACAGAAATGTGTGTGGAGATCAGCTATCGGGCCCAAGCTGAGCAGCAACACAACCCAGCAGCCAGCGCAGCCATCATCCGAGCCAAGTGTTACCACAACCTGGATGCATTCGTTAGGCTGATAGCGCTGCTGGTCAAACACTCTGGAGAGGCCACCAACACAGTGACAAAGATCAACCTACTCAACAAG GTGCTGGGTATCGTTGTCGGGGTGTTGATCCAGGACCATGATGTCCGTCAGACAGAATTCCAGCAGCTGCCATACCACCGCATTTTCATCATGCTGCTGTTGGAGCTCAATGCTCCTGAACACGTCCTTGAGACCATCAACTTCCAGACACTCACTGCCTTCTG CAATACCTTCCACATCTTGAGACCCACCAAGGCACCTGGCTTCGTGTACGCCTGGCTGGAACTCATCTCCCATCGCATCTTCATCGCCAGAATgctcgcacacacaccacagcagaAG GGTTGGCCCATGTACGCACAGCTGCTGATTGATCTCTTCAAGTACCTGGCACCTTTCCTGAGGAATGTAGAACTCAACAAACCTATGCAAATCCTCTACAAG GGTACACTGCGAGTGCTCCTGGTCCTGCTGCACGACTTCCCAGAGTTCCTGTGTGACTATCACTACGGCTTCTGTGACGTTATTCCACCAAACTGCATCCAGCTCCGCAACCTCATCCTCAGTGCCTTCCCACGCAACATGAGGCTCCCGGACCCGTTCACACCCAATCTCAAG GTGGACATGCTGAGTGAGATCAACATCGCTCCCCGTATCCTCACCAACTTCACGGGCGTCATGCCCTCCCAGTTCAAGAAGGACCTGGACTCGTATCTGAAGACCCGATCACCAGTCACTTTCCTCTCAGAGCTGCGCAGCAACCTGCAG gtgTCCAATGAGCCAGGAAATCGCTACAACATCCAGCTGATCAACGCCCTGGTGCTGTACGTCGGCACACAGGCCATCGCTCACATCCACAACAAGGGCAGCACGCCCTCCATGAGCACCATCACCCACTCTGCACACATGGACATCTTCCAGAACCTGGCTGTGGACCTGGACACTGAGG GGCGTTACCTGTTCCTGAACGCGATCGCAAATCAGCTGCGTTACCCCAACAGTCACACCCACTACTTCAGCTGCACCATGCTCTACCTGTTCGCTGAAGCCAACACAGAGGCCATCCAGGAGCAGATCACCAG GGTTCTGCTGGAGAGGCTGATTGTGAACAGGCCACACCCCTGGGGTCTCCTCATCACCTTCATCGAGCTGATCAAGAATCCTGCCTTCAAGTTCTGGAGCCACGACTTTGTGCACTGTGCCCCTGAGATTGAAAA GCTGTTCCAGTCCGTGGCCCAGTGCTGCATGGGACAGAAGCAGGCCCAGCAGGTGATGGAAGGTACCGGAGCCAGCTAG